TAATaggaataattaaaaaaaataaaacaagctTATCAATCGCAAACAATATTCCTAATGTTTAGATTTCCCGTAACAATTTCCATGCTACAATTCATCTCAGCCGACCTCTTCTTCTCGAACAGCATCGCCAGCCTCACATCGCCCCTCATCTCGGCTCGGCTCGTCAGCGCCACCACTCCAGCCGCCAAATCACGCTCAAGCTGCGCCGAATCAGCCACATTCACATCCACCTTCACCTTCAGCCTCTCGGTCGACCGCCAGTTCGCGCGGCCGCcccccgccgccgcctcccCCACCTGCGCGCCGTCGTAGAAGAAATACACGGCCGTTCTTCCGTACCTGAAACGGCCGAAGTTGGAGTTCTTGACGCCGAGCTCCGCGGTCATTGCGGCCCTCAGCGAGCCGTTTCCCGGCAGCGCCACGCTGGAGTTGGACAACTCCAGCGTGGCGCCAAGCACGCGAAACTTCGGAGTTCTGATCCTCATCACTGTGAAAGTGAAGAGGAGTATGACTCCGGTTTGGAGAAGTGCGAAGAGGAAGACGTAGAGCAAGCATTTTCTAcgtttgtttatgtttattcTTCGCTGCTCGGCTGCGCGGCAGTCTGGGGCCTCGGTGTCGCTCCGGGAAAGGCCGTAGCGGGCCGGTGCTAGTGGAAGTGGCGATTGTTGCTCCTTTTCAGCCATTGAAACTGACTACGAATTAGTGGAGATAAATAGAGACTAATCCagtaatttttcttgaaaGGTTGCAAATTTTGGGATTGTATTAGTGATTGTGAGAGAGTTGTGAGATTGTGGAAGTCATATAAAGAGGGAGATTTTCTGGAAACTGTAGAAAAAACATACTCCTACTACATGAATATGTGATCAGTCTGACTTTTGTTACATtgtgttatttattttctttattcttgcaacacaattaattaatgtgggGTAGATTTTCCAAGAGAGTATATTGCATTATGGGTAGtatttacaacaaataaaaaatagtcggaacaaataaaaatatcagaGCTATTTCGTCCCAACCGATTTTACTATACAATGCCCCGACAACGCATGATCACACAATGTCTACAATCAATAGTCTTATTTTGACGGATAAATTGTGTCCGTCTTTATAAAGGCGATTTAGTCCGATGGTGAACCTGTTTAGACGTCGACTTTTGGGGCGACATGACACCCGCAATCAATATTAGCGTTGATAACTTGTTACTgatattgaaatttgtgaCGCCGGTACATCGCTCGGTGATGCAATCATAGAATGAATTATCAATGTATTTTTGGGATTTACTAGTGAAAAGTTCatatcgattttttttaagcGTGGTAAGTAGTTTGAATTTATTGCTGTACAGTACTTGTTATTAATGTCTACGGATTACTGAGGAAAATGATGGGTTATGTTGCTTCCTTTAAATAACTCGGTTTCAGACTAAAACTGACGGTGactcaattaaattatgttggaCAAAGGCATCGCTTCATTTGCTGTGTTCTCACACGTCAGATTTGACTATTTGGGTATCTGATTTTTGTGGTTAGTTAATCGTAACGCATTCGACattaagaataatttattCGTTTTAAAGTAATGTCATatatacctttttctcttgttCGAAACTAATAAGTGTCATATTGACAATTACAtttgggaaattggtctctaaaactaTGAACTTTgcttaaaatttggtatttcccatgaactttgaaattggtatataatatcacgaactttgcattttgtttggtatttcccacggcatgtttattgctatatttgactaacttacgaggcttttttatcatacttgacacaattaaatcaacgtagttttcaacgtgactttttatgctacgtgttatgaacttaaaaagtggtttcaaatattataaaaatatcaaggttgcatatattaaataagattttgatgaaaatatcttatttgagtgagtttgggaaataccaaacaaaatgcaaagtttgtgatattatataccaatttcaaagttcatgggaaataccaaattttaggcaaagttcatgattttagagaccaatttcccattACATTTTGGGACACACTATTATTACCAAGAAAAAAACCCTATTATTACCGAAAGCGTGTTTGTTTATGGCGTTGTTGAAAACGATTACCTTAGTTGCGGTTTTTCCAATTTGCTTTGCAAGCttatttttccaatatttCACACTCCGATTTGAACACATTGACAATTAATTTGGGATGATcagccaaaaatagtaataaacgAGGACCCGCACTAAAAGTCTTTACAAGAATTTAGGAAATTGAGGTCAAACCCTATGAATATGATATTCATTTTCCCATAGGAGAATTGGTG
The genomic region above belongs to Salvia hispanica cultivar TCC Black 2014 chromosome 3, UniMelb_Shisp_WGS_1.0, whole genome shotgun sequence and contains:
- the LOC125210011 gene encoding late embryogenesis abundant protein At1g64065-like translates to MAEKEQQSPLPLAPARYGLSRSDTEAPDCRAAEQRRININKRRKCLLYVFLFALLQTGVILLFTFTVMRIRTPKFRVLGATLELSNSSVALPGNGSLRAAMTAELGVKNSNFGRFRYGRTAVYFFYDGAQVGEAAAGGGRANWRSTERLKVKVDVNVADSAQLERDLAAGVVALTSRAEMRGDVRLAMLFEKKRSAEMNCSMEIVTGNLNIRNIVCD